Proteins encoded by one window of Flagellimonas lutaonensis:
- a CDS encoding asparaginase domain-containing protein yields the protein MIHILTTGGTIEGLDYVDGKGITQSNVTIQGFLEKANVDFDYTIESVFKKDSRAITDEDRAQLICKIKESAATKILITHGTFTMEDTAKYIGKLNLNKTVVLVGSFILGSSAETDALFNLGYALSSLQLLKPDVYIAMNGKIFNWNNVSKNLETNKFERNDQ from the coding sequence ATGATACATATTCTTACAACAGGCGGCACCATTGAAGGACTGGATTATGTGGACGGAAAAGGTATAACCCAATCAAATGTCACGATTCAAGGTTTTCTTGAGAAAGCCAATGTTGATTTTGATTACACCATCGAAAGTGTGTTCAAAAAGGATAGCAGGGCCATCACAGATGAGGACAGAGCGCAGTTGATTTGCAAGATTAAGGAATCTGCTGCGACAAAGATTTTGATAACTCACGGTACTTTCACGATGGAAGACACCGCAAAATATATCGGAAAACTCAACCTGAATAAAACCGTCGTACTGGTTGGGTCTTTCATTTTAGGTTCATCTGCAGAGACAGATGCACTGTTTAATTTAGGCTATGCACTAAGCTCATTACAGCTTCTAAAACCGGATGTTTATATTGCTATGAACGGAAAGATTTTCAATTGGAACAATGTTTCAAAGAATTTAGAAACCAACAAATTTGAGCGCAATGACCAGTAA
- a CDS encoding heavy metal translocating P-type ATPase encodes MKKKKVNLRGLNPNEHQGGHSHDDGHNHSSPEEVSNLRTYLPAIFSFVMLITGIAIDYFDAFPFFKGWVRIVWYTLAYIPVGFPVIKEGWNSIRNGDFFTEFFLMSIATLGAFAIGEYPEGVAVMLFYAVGELFQNAAVNRAKGNIKALLDARPDEALVYRNGDFVSVNPETVEIGERIQVRVGEKIPLDGVLLSEKASLNTAAITGESKPDTIVKSERVYAGSINLDGVIEVKTTKEFKDSSIARILDMVQNATARKSKTELFIRKFARIYTPIVVFLAIGLTFLPYFFVDDYVFRDWLYRALIFLVISCPCALVISIPLGYFGGLGAASRNGILFKGASFLDAMTKVNTVVMDKTGTVTKGVFKIKEVVNKSNFAEAEFMQYLMAMEEQSTHPIAKAILEYKADGADFEATEVSEVAGKGLKGAVNGKQVLVGNKALMFSNGIEVPSKTDTIVESIVMVAIDGKFAGYVTIADELKEDAHQAIKQIREAGISKIIMLSGDKDSITQQVSEELNIDWAKGGLLPEDKLNEVEELKKQPDTTVAFMGDGINDAPVLAASDVGIAMGGLGSDVAIETADVIIQTDQPSKIARAVKIGRSTRRIVWQNIGLAFGVKVVVLILGAGGLASMWEAVFADVGVALLAIFNAVRLQKKKWG; translated from the coding sequence ATGAAAAAGAAAAAAGTAAACTTACGGGGTTTGAACCCTAACGAACATCAGGGCGGACATAGCCACGATGACGGACACAACCATAGTAGTCCAGAAGAAGTTTCCAATTTGAGAACTTACCTGCCCGCTATTTTCAGCTTTGTAATGCTGATTACCGGTATAGCCATTGATTATTTTGACGCGTTTCCTTTTTTTAAAGGATGGGTGCGGATTGTTTGGTACACCCTAGCTTACATTCCCGTTGGGTTTCCTGTAATCAAGGAAGGTTGGAACAGCATTAGAAATGGTGATTTTTTCACGGAATTTTTCTTGATGTCCATAGCCACTCTGGGTGCATTTGCCATAGGTGAATATCCTGAGGGTGTGGCCGTAATGCTATTTTATGCCGTGGGCGAACTCTTCCAGAACGCTGCGGTAAATCGGGCGAAGGGAAACATCAAGGCACTCTTGGATGCTCGACCCGATGAAGCATTAGTTTATAGAAATGGGGATTTTGTTTCGGTCAATCCGGAAACGGTCGAGATTGGTGAAAGAATTCAGGTTCGCGTAGGCGAAAAAATCCCTTTGGATGGGGTTCTACTGTCCGAAAAAGCATCGTTGAACACAGCTGCCATTACTGGTGAGAGCAAACCCGATACAATCGTCAAGAGCGAAAGAGTCTATGCGGGAAGCATCAACTTAGATGGGGTCATCGAAGTAAAGACTACCAAAGAATTTAAGGACAGTTCCATCGCGCGAATCTTGGATATGGTTCAAAACGCTACCGCCCGAAAATCTAAAACGGAACTGTTCATTAGAAAATTCGCCAGAATTTATACACCCATCGTGGTTTTCCTTGCCATCGGACTGACGTTTTTGCCCTATTTCTTCGTGGACGATTATGTGTTTAGGGATTGGCTCTACCGCGCTCTGATTTTCTTGGTAATTTCCTGTCCCTGTGCCTTGGTCATATCCATTCCCTTGGGCTATTTCGGTGGATTAGGTGCGGCATCCCGTAACGGAATTTTATTCAAGGGTGCGTCCTTTCTCGATGCGATGACCAAGGTAAATACTGTGGTAATGGACAAGACGGGTACAGTTACCAAAGGGGTCTTCAAGATTAAGGAAGTGGTCAACAAATCCAATTTTGCAGAAGCGGAATTTATGCAATACCTGATGGCGATGGAAGAGCAATCCACCCATCCCATTGCAAAGGCAATTCTGGAATATAAGGCCGATGGTGCGGATTTTGAAGCGACCGAAGTTTCCGAAGTGGCAGGAAAAGGATTAAAAGGTGCAGTCAACGGAAAGCAGGTATTGGTCGGCAATAAAGCTTTGATGTTTTCCAACGGTATCGAAGTCCCCTCTAAAACCGATACAATAGTCGAATCCATAGTAATGGTAGCCATCGACGGAAAGTTTGCCGGATACGTAACCATTGCCGATGAACTGAAGGAAGATGCCCACCAAGCCATCAAACAGATACGAGAGGCGGGTATCTCTAAAATCATAATGCTCTCGGGCGACAAGGATTCCATTACCCAACAGGTGTCCGAAGAGCTGAATATCGATTGGGCGAAAGGTGGTCTGCTACCAGAAGACAAACTGAACGAAGTAGAAGAACTCAAAAAACAACCTGATACGACCGTAGCCTTTATGGGCGACGGCATCAATGATGCACCCGTACTCGCTGCAAGTGATGTGGGTATCGCAATGGGCGGATTGGGAAGCGATGTGGCCATAGAGACCGCAGACGTAATCATCCAGACTGACCAACCCAGTAAGATTGCAAGAGCAGTCAAAATCGGTCGTTCCACCCGTAGGATTGTCTGGCAAAACATCGGTCTGGCCTTTGGGGTAAAGGTAGTTGTTCTTATCCTTGGTGCTGGTGGTTTGGCATCTATGTGGGAAGCCGTTTTTGCCGATGTGGGTGTGGCGTTGCTTGCTATTTTTAATGCGGTGCGATTGCAGAAAAAGAAGTGGGGATGA
- a CDS encoding helix-turn-helix domain-containing protein, which yields MFGTSIHWTTFFYLLIDTVIVLLTFYFSRRNTRSSLRRFLYLGILFITYNATGGFLPIDNFPGPFILQYIITYGVAIALCVYIVYYLYKEYDIVVLKFNSSIKNLAFLASGSYVVLFLMPYFLTDSLDAARFLFTIPISIIAFVFLIIFYRRISNPSNPNAFILRRNKLSMVSVASIALLPICTVIGDYQWITFTVMNLAFFAITAIEVDRYLYFIENNTRMYEVFALKKKQREESVERKIIYEDLTRREIEVALSILSNLSYKKIAEELFIAESTVSKHASNIFKKTGVKNRREFLKRFRKKR from the coding sequence ATGTTCGGCACGTCAATACATTGGACAACTTTCTTCTATCTTTTAATAGATACGGTCATTGTATTGCTCACTTTTTACTTTTCGAGAAGGAATACACGAAGTAGCCTTCGACGGTTTTTATATCTCGGCATACTTTTCATTACATACAATGCCACGGGCGGATTTTTACCCATAGACAACTTTCCAGGGCCATTCATCCTTCAATATATCATTACGTATGGCGTGGCCATTGCGTTATGCGTGTATATCGTTTACTACCTGTATAAAGAGTACGACATCGTCGTATTGAAATTCAACTCATCCATTAAAAATCTCGCATTTTTAGCGAGTGGCAGCTATGTTGTTCTTTTTTTGATGCCATATTTTTTGACAGACTCTTTGGATGCGGCTCGCTTTCTTTTTACTATTCCCATATCCATAATAGCATTTGTATTTCTCATCATTTTCTATCGTCGTATTTCAAATCCGAGCAACCCGAATGCCTTTATTTTAAGGCGTAACAAATTATCTATGGTGAGTGTAGCAAGTATAGCCCTGTTACCCATCTGCACCGTAATAGGTGATTATCAATGGATAACCTTTACCGTAATGAATTTGGCCTTCTTTGCCATCACAGCCATTGAGGTAGATAGATATTTATACTTCATTGAAAACAATACCCGAATGTATGAGGTATTTGCCCTGAAGAAAAAACAGCGCGAAGAATCTGTAGAGCGCAAGATAATCTATGAGGATTTAACCCGACGGGAAATTGAAGTTGCACTATCCATCCTTAGCAATCTTAGTTATAAGAAAATTGCCGAGGAACTTTTCATTGCCGAAAGCACCGTGTCAAAACACGCCTCAAACATCTTCAAGAAAACGGGTGTGAAGAACAGACGCGAGTTTTTAAAGCGGTTTCGCAAAAAAAGATAA
- a CDS encoding efflux RND transporter periplasmic adaptor subunit, translated as MKNLSKYTAIGLLAMLLALTACGDSNKETAGNKNANLEMEKEHSEGEAEEVMLTAKQFDALQMEIDTLQMRNMSGYVQANGQLEVPPQNEATITTVVGANVVSIEVIEGDKVNKGQTVAYLSHPNIIEKQTDYLNAFSNSQFLKKEYERQKTLYDAGVGSGANFQKAEAEYQASRSMVKGLEAQLQQLSISAPGVRNGTIYQRVSLRSPIEGFVQKVEIKTGQYVEPQTDLMEIVDTHHVHADLMVFEKDVHKVKEGQKVVFNVQSIPGKELTAEIYSVGKTFEQNPKAIHVHAEIENKEGNLIPGMYIQGRIQTENTQTKAMPEAAISADGERFFVFSAEKEGDDWSFKAIEVTKGTHDGDWVAIDFLSEQEPNTQYAVNNAYYLMAELKKGEAEHSH; from the coding sequence ATGAAGAATCTATCAAAATACACAGCTATTGGTTTGTTGGCGATGCTTTTGGCGTTGACCGCTTGTGGCGATTCCAACAAAGAAACCGCAGGGAATAAAAATGCCAATCTGGAAATGGAAAAAGAACATTCCGAGGGTGAAGCCGAGGAAGTAATGCTCACAGCTAAACAGTTCGATGCCCTACAAATGGAAATCGACACCCTGCAAATGCGGAATATGAGCGGTTATGTGCAAGCCAACGGGCAGTTGGAAGTCCCACCTCAGAACGAGGCCACCATCACAACGGTAGTAGGTGCCAACGTGGTATCCATCGAAGTTATCGAGGGTGATAAGGTTAATAAGGGGCAAACGGTCGCCTATCTGTCCCACCCCAATATCATCGAGAAACAAACGGATTACCTCAATGCTTTCAGTAATAGTCAATTTCTTAAAAAGGAATATGAGCGGCAAAAAACCCTGTACGATGCAGGTGTCGGCAGCGGTGCCAATTTTCAAAAGGCAGAAGCCGAATACCAGGCATCCCGAAGTATGGTAAAAGGTCTTGAGGCGCAACTGCAACAGTTGAGTATCAGCGCACCAGGCGTAAGAAACGGTACAATTTATCAGCGTGTATCTCTTAGAAGCCCCATTGAAGGATTCGTCCAAAAAGTAGAAATTAAGACTGGGCAGTACGTAGAACCACAGACCGACCTTATGGAAATTGTGGACACCCATCACGTACACGCAGATTTGATGGTTTTCGAAAAGGATGTCCATAAGGTGAAAGAAGGGCAAAAAGTGGTTTTCAATGTACAGTCCATTCCCGGAAAGGAACTGACTGCCGAAATCTATTCCGTAGGAAAGACCTTTGAACAAAATCCGAAGGCTATTCACGTACACGCTGAAATCGAGAACAAGGAAGGCAACCTGATTCCCGGGATGTACATTCAGGGGCGCATCCAAACGGAAAATACACAAACTAAAGCAATGCCCGAAGCTGCCATATCAGCCGATGGCGAGAGATTCTTTGTGTTTTCGGCCGAAAAGGAAGGTGATGATTGGTCGTTCAAAGCCATTGAAGTCACCAAAGGCACCCACGATGGCGATTGGGTTGCCATTGATTTTTTGAGCGAACAAGAACCGAATACGCAGTATGCCGTCAACAACGCTTACTATCTAATGGCGGAACTAAAAAAGGGTGAAGCGGAACACAGTCATTAA
- a CDS encoding cation diffusion facilitator family transporter: protein MEAKRKQYLKTARTLQIWNVIYDIIEVVVSLIAGFTANSSALIGWGLDSTIEVISAGTLGWRLHGEIKGIDEKRVEKRKMITLYVIAISFALICVFISYDSISKLISKETASWSTVGIVILAVSLIVNPILIYYKRKYGHMLDSPALLADAKDTFICLYQTVVVLIGLLLVKWLGWWWADPVAALLIVPYAGKEGWEAFTKAKNIRKTLDKK from the coding sequence ATGGAAGCAAAAAGAAAACAATACTTAAAAACAGCAAGGACACTTCAAATCTGGAACGTCATCTATGACATCATTGAGGTTGTGGTTTCACTTATTGCGGGATTCACGGCCAACAGTTCGGCACTTATCGGTTGGGGACTTGATAGTACCATCGAGGTCATTAGTGCTGGAACATTGGGTTGGCGATTGCACGGTGAAATCAAGGGGATTGACGAAAAGCGTGTCGAAAAGCGCAAGATGATAACGCTGTATGTCATAGCTATATCCTTTGCGCTCATCTGTGTATTTATTTCCTATGATTCCATTTCAAAACTGATTAGTAAAGAAACAGCATCTTGGTCAACGGTCGGGATAGTGATTTTGGCAGTATCACTCATAGTGAACCCTATTTTGATTTACTACAAACGAAAATACGGACATATGCTCGACAGTCCCGCATTGCTTGCCGATGCCAAGGACACCTTTATCTGCCTCTACCAAACCGTGGTCGTACTTATAGGGCTATTGCTCGTAAAATGGCTGGGCTGGTGGTGGGCAGACCCTGTTGCGGCCTTATTGATAGTTCCCTATGCGGGAAAAGAAGGCTGGGAAGCCTTTACCAAAGCGAAAAATATTAGAAAAACACTCGATAAAAAATGA
- a CDS encoding Fur family transcriptional regulator — protein sequence MKEIEQRLNENDVRPTAMRILIYKYLAEKDVAISLTDIETAFAKADRTTLFRTLKTFEKKGVVHQIDDGTGVQKYALCEPGCNCELEQDLHLHFHCNNCDETVCLTEHKIPHINLPEGFVAEDANLVLKGICEKCSGQ from the coding sequence ATGAAAGAAATAGAACAAAGATTGAATGAAAACGATGTACGCCCCACGGCGATGCGAATACTTATCTACAAATACCTTGCGGAAAAGGACGTGGCCATCTCGCTGACCGATATTGAGACTGCTTTCGCGAAAGCGGACCGAACGACCCTTTTCAGAACCCTAAAGACTTTTGAGAAAAAAGGTGTGGTACATCAAATAGACGACGGTACAGGCGTACAGAAATATGCGCTGTGCGAACCGGGCTGCAACTGTGAGCTTGAACAAGATTTGCACCTGCATTTCCATTGCAACAACTGCGATGAGACCGTTTGCTTAACAGAGCACAAGATTCCGCATATCAACCTGCCAGAAGGCTTTGTGGCTGAGGATGCCAATTTAGTGCTGAAGGGCATTTGTGAAAAGTGTAGCGGCCAATAA
- a CDS encoding STAS/SEC14 domain-containing protein, whose protein sequence is MVQFIDTGKENLIAARLSGKLDEANLKTIHQRVHQIIDKGQKMDFYFEMEDFEGYTLKGFWEDIKIDAAHINDYGKIAFVGNKKWQEWAAKITDFFTGSEAKYFEMKNKEQAMAWATT, encoded by the coding sequence ATGGTACAGTTTATAGACACCGGAAAAGAAAATCTGATAGCCGCAAGGCTATCGGGAAAATTGGATGAAGCCAACTTAAAGACCATCCACCAGCGTGTCCATCAAATCATCGATAAAGGTCAAAAAATGGATTTCTACTTTGAAATGGAAGATTTTGAAGGCTACACGCTCAAGGGGTTTTGGGAAGACATCAAGATCGATGCAGCCCATATCAACGATTATGGTAAAATAGCATTCGTCGGGAATAAAAAATGGCAGGAATGGGCGGCCAAGATAACCGATTTTTTTACTGGAAGTGAAGCCAAATATTTTGAAATGAAAAACAAGGAACAGGCAATGGCTTGGGCGACCACATAG